The following is a genomic window from Citrifermentans bemidjiense Bem.
TCAGATGGGGCCGAAAGAAACAAATGTCTGCGCAGGCGATCACGAGCATCACATCTGCTACCTGCACAGTAAGGGAAAAGTTGAAGAGGTGGAGAAACTGACTGACAACCCGACGGTGACCTGCTCTATTTGTCTGGTGAACGCCAACTCGCCTGACAACGTCTGCTCGCCCACTACGCTGGGAGGAGGGTTCCAGTACTCACACATGCAGTACAGCAAGAAGATCATCTGCGAAAGTATCGTCCCTGACACAGGGGCCGGGAAAAAGAAGGAAGAATAGAACTTCCACCTTTCATGATCATAGCTCGCGCACAAAGGCCGCAGTCACCTGCGGCCTTTGTTTTGCACCTCTAATAGAAAAGGCGGCCCCGAATCCGGGGCCGCCTTCTTACGTCATGGTTCTTGGTTTTCCTCTGTGAACCTCTGTGTCCCTCTGTGGTGAGGGCCGTTGGTTCTAGCCGAGGATCTGCTTCAGGTCGCCTTCGGCGGTCCCGATCGGCCCGATGTTGAAGTTCTCAACCAGGAAGTTGAGGACGTTCGGGGTGATGAAGGCCGGCAGGCTCGGTCCGAGCTTGATGTTCTTCACGCCCAGGTGGAGCAAGGTGAGGAGGATCGCCACCGCCTTCTGCTCGTACCAGGAGAGGATGAAGGAGAGCGGCAGCTCGTTGACGCCGCAGTTGAAGGCGCCGGCGAGAGCCACGGCGATCTGGATCGCGGAGTAGGCGTCGTTGCACTGGCCGATGTCCAGAAGGCGCGGGATGCCGCCGATGTCGCCGAAGTCGAGCTTGTTGAAGCGGTACTTGCCGCAGGCAAGAGTCAGGATGACGCAGTCCTTCGGAACATTCTCGGCGAACTCGGTGTAGTAGTTACGGCCGCTCTTCGCGCCGTCGCAGCCGCCGATCAGGAAGAAGTGACGGATGTCGCCTGCCTTGACCGCCGCGATGACCTTGTCGGCCACGCCGAGCACCGCGTTGTGTCCGAAGCCGGTGAGTATCTCCTGGCCGAGGTTCTCTTCGAAGCCGGGAAGCGCGAGCGCCTTCTCGATGACCGGGGCGAAGTCCATGCCGTTGATGTTCTTGACGTCCGGCCACTGTACCAGGCCCCAGGTGAAGAGGCGGTCTTTGTAGCTTTCGGCCGGGCGCTGGATGCAGTTGGTGTTGAAGATGATGGCGCCGGGGAAGTTGACGAATTCCTTGGCCTGGTCCTGCCATGCGCCGCCGAAGTTGCCTGCCAGGTGCGCGTACTTCTTGAGGCCGGGGTAGCCGTGCGCCGGGAGCATCTCGCCGTGGGTGTAGATGTTGATCCCTTTGCCTTCGGTCTGCTTCAGGAGCTCTTCCAGCATACGGAGGTCGTGGCCGGAAACGAGGATCGCCTTGCCCGCCTTGGTGCCGAGCTGTACCGGGGTCGGTACCGGGTGGCCGAAGCTGTCGGTGTTGGCTTTGTCGAGGAGCTCCATGGTCACCAGGTTGATGCGGCCGCACTCCATGGCGAGGCCGACGAAGTCCATAAGGCCGAGGGTCAGGTCAAGGGTGGCTGCCAGCGCCTTGTGGGTGAAGGCGTAGATCTCGTCGTTCTCGCGGCCGATCACCAGCGCGTGGTGGGCGTAGGCTGCGTAGCCTTTCATCCCGTAGACGATGATTTCCTGGACCGATTTCACGTCCGCATCGATTGCGTCAGACTTGACCCCGTGGGCGGCGCCCAGGGCGACCAGCTCGGCGGTTGAGGTTGCGGTGAATCCCTTGGCGGCTTCGGGGACCGCGCCGGCGTAGGCGCCGCCGTTGGCCTGCTCGAAGAGGGTCTGTGCTTTCTCGAGCAGCGTGGCGCCTTTGCGCACCAGCTTGGCGACTTCCTCAGCGCTGAAGTCTACGTTGGTGACCGTGGTGAAGAGGCCGTCAATCATGAAGTGGTCGATCTCGGCGTTCTTCACGCCTTTGCCGCGGGCCTTGTCCGCCCAGAAGGCGATCCCTTTCATGGTGTAGACCAGCAGGTCCTGCAGTGCCGCTACGTCCGGCTGTTTGCCGCAGACGCCTACCTTGGAGCAACCACCGTTTGCAGCCTGTTCGCACTGAAAGCAGAACATGTTTTCCATCGTTTCCCCCTTTTTCTCATTGTTGTTGGTTGAGGTCGAAAATCCAAATAAGTTTTTGATCAAGTTCTTCATCCATTCTCCCTGGGCGTTTTATCTTCGGCCGTACCTGGTTGCCCGGGTGACGGGTGCCGTCTTTCGATGGACCCACATTAACGGCAAATGTGGAGCCGGACCTTGACCTAAGTCATAAAACTAAGATTCTGGCTATCGGGATCTTTTTTGTCTTTTGGCTGGGCGGAGAGGGGGAGGGGGAGAGGAAGCGGAGCTTCCCGTTGCCTTGCGTTCCCAAGCTGGAGCTTGGGAACGAGAAAAATAAGTCTATTTATGTTGTTTTGGTTGGGGGGCTAAGCTCCCTCCCCAGCGGGGAAGGGTTGGGGTGGGGGAAGGGTGTTTCAGTGGACGATGCTGCCCACCATCGCATGGTAGATGTCTGGGCGCACGACGAACTGCAGGCTCGAAGAGGTGGCGGTGCCGAAGGCGATGGCCTGCTCGCCTCCGATGGAGTTGTTGAGGTTGTAGATCGGGCGCAGATTGAAACCCAGGCGTACCAGGTCCGCCTCGAACACCGGCCCGTATTTGGCGGCCAGCTCGGCTACTCGATCCCAGGTTCCCAGCATTTCCAGGGGTATGGCTACCCCGTTTGCTACACGTATTAAGTCCGACATGGCTTGCTCCTTGTCCCTGCTGATAGGGGACATATCGGCGGCCATGTCCGGAACTTGAGGGCTCAGCTGCGCAGCGCGTCCAACCTTGCTACGGCGTTTTTTGCGTTGCAGGTTCCCTCAGCACAAAGCGTTAGCGCCTTCAAAAGGAACAGCCCCAGGCAGAGAAGCCCCATGATCAACAGCACCACCCCGACCCAGCCGTGCCGGGCCCAGAAGAGCCCGCCTACGGTGCCGGAGACGCTCGATCCCAGGTAATAGAAGAAGAGGTAGAGAGACGCCGCCTGTGCCCGGGCGCTTTTCGCCCTGCTCCCGACCCATGCCGAAGCGATGGTGTGGGCGCCGAAGAAGCCGCAGGTGAAAACGCCGATTCCGGCAACGACGGTGGGGACGTCATGGGCCAGCGTGATCAGCGCCCCGGCAACCATGGTGGCGATGGTGAGAAAGAGCATGCGGCTCCTTCCGAAGCGCTCCACCTGCCCCCCCACCATGGACGAACTGAAGGAGCCGAGCATGTAGACCAGGAAGATGAGGCTCACCAGCGACTGGCTCAGGTAATAGGGTGAGCCCAGGAGCCTGAAGGTGATGTAGTTGTAGAGCGTAACGAAGCTCCCCATGATGAGGAAGGAAATGCCGTAGAGGCAGAGAAGCCCCGGGTCCTGCAACTGCTTGAAGAGCGAGGTGAAGAAGTAGCGCGCGGCGAAGGGCCTTTGCTTGAAATTCTCCGAAGGGGGGAGCGACTTGGCAAAGTACAGGCTCAGCAGCAAGCACGCTACCCCGATCACGGCCAGGGCGGAGCGCCAGGAGACCAACTCGGTCATGGTGGCGGTGAAGATCCTTCCGGTCATGCCGCCGATGGCGTTGCCGCTTATGTAGAGGCCGATGGCGGAGGTAAGGGACGCAGGGGCGATCTCTTCGCTCAGGTATGCCATCGCCACCGCCGGAAGCCCCGCGAGCACCACCCCCTGGACCAGCCTCACCGCGACCAGTTCGGGGAGGGTGGAGGTCTGCGAGGTGACGAACGCCAGGAGGGAGGTGGCGACCAGCGAGGCCACCATCACCTTCTTTCTACCCATGGTTTCCGAGATGGTACCGGCGAAGAGCATGGCGACGGCGAGGGCGCAGGTGGTTATCGAGAGCGGCAGGCTCCCCCAGGCGGCGGCGACCCCGAATTCCCGGGAGAACTCGGGCAGCAGCGGCTGCACGTCGTAGAGCGTGATGAAGGTGACGAAGCCGGCCATGAAGAAAGCGAGGTTGATCTGCCGGTATCTCTTGGTTCCGCTTTTTATCGATCCCATGGTCCTGTACCACCCTTCCTGCGCAGTGTTCGCTCACCATCTTTCAAATCAAGCTGTTCTAGCTCTCCGGGGGACTTGCTCTCGGCGCTTCCGCGCTTCACCCTCCGCCGGACGATCGCTCTCATTGGAACGACTATATCGGTTGCTTCACAATAAGAAAAATATATAATATTTATCGCTTTGATAGCTAACGCTTATGGAGGATCGGATGGACGTCAGGCAATTGAGGTATTTCATCGAGGTGGCCAAGGTGAAGAATTTCACCAAAGCCGCGGAGGCGCTGCACATAGCGCAGCCGGCGGTAAGCATGGCGGTGAAGAAGCTGGAGCAGGAGCTGGAGCTCTCCCTCTTCAACCGGCAGGACAAGAAGGTCTCGCTCACCGCGGAGGGGGAGATCTTCCTTCCGCATGCAAAACGCATCCTCGACGATCTGAGGGCGGCCGAACTGGAGATGGCGGAGCTGAAAGGGCTCAGCAAGGGGGAGGTGAGGCTCGGCATCCCCCCCATGATCAGCGCCTATTTCTTCCCCGACATCATCCGGGACTTCAAGAAAAGCTACCCGCAGCTGCACCTTTCGGTCTTGGGCGAGGGGGCCTGGCGCATCCAGAAGATGATCGGTCAAGGGGAGCTGGACATGGGGGTGGTGGCGGGGGGGAACTTCCCTGAGACGCTGGAGGTGCGCCGCTTCCTGCGGGAGGAGATCGTGATCTGCGTGCCGCCGGATCACCCCTTCGCCCAGCGTAAGTCGGTGAGCCTCGTGGAGTTCATCCGGGAGCCGTTGGTCTTCTACAAGGAGGGGTACTACATTCGGGAGTTCTTCCTGGAGGTGCTGAAAGGGGCCGGGAGCGCGCCCAATATCGTCTTCGAGACCAACCTATTCTCTCTGGTGAAGTCGCTGGTGCGAAACGGCACCGGGATCTCCATCTTCCTCAGGATGGTGGTGGCGGCCGACACCGACCTGGTCGCGGTCCCCTTCGACCCGCCGCTGCACCTGGACCTCCTGATCGCCTGGAAGAAGGATACCTATCTCTCCCTTGCCAACCGCGCCTTCGTCGACTTCCTGCTGCAGCATGCGGCGGAGGAGTGGCGCAGCCAGGCGGAAACCGGCTGAGCGGCTAAAGCGGGTCCAGGATCTCCTTTAATTTGGCGGCGATCTTTTGCGGGGGGAGCACGAAGTCGACGGCGCCTGTGTCGGCGGCCGCTTTCGGCATGCCGTAGATGGTGGAGGATTGCTGGTCCTGCGCCATGGTGACCCCTCCTAGCCGCTTGATGTGCCGGATCCCCTCGGCGCCGTCCTTTCCCATGCCGGTCAGGACGATGCCGACCAGCTTCCCTTTGAGCTGCCGGGTGAGCGAGAGCATGGCGACGTCGGCGGCCGGCTGGACGTAGTTGACGCGCGGCCCCTCGCAGAGCACGACCCGCTGGTTGCCGTTCAGCCTCAGGTGAAACCCGCCGGGGGCCAGGTAGATCCTGCCGCTTCTCAGGAACTCCTGGTCCTCGGCGAGCGTTACCGGCATGGAGGCGACCGCGTCTAGCCCCTGGGCTATGCGGTAGTCCATCTGCGGCGTGATGTGGAGCACCACGACGAAGGCCGCATCGAGCGCCGGCAGCTCCCGGAACAAGGCCTTGAGGGTCAGCGGCCCACCGGTGGAAACTCCGATGACCACCAGGTTTCTAGCGCTCATAGTCCACCGGGGTGTTCAAAAGGGTAAGGTAGTACTCAAGCGATTCGATCAGCTGGTCCGGGCCGAAGGGCTTGGTCATGTAGTCCGAGACGTATTCCTGCAGACCGTCCATCTTGCTGTCCGGCTCCCCCATCCCGGTGAGCATCACGACGATGTTCCCGTCGTAGAGCCCCCGGTCCACCATCTCCCTGATGGTGTCCCAGCCGTCCATGCCGGGCATCATGATGTCCATCAGGATGATCCCCTTGAATCCAGATTCCAGGTGCTTCAGGCACTCGGGGCCGCTGGCCGCCATGGCCAGGTCGAGTTGCGCCGAGTTGCAGATTATCTCGACCGATGCCCGTACGTACTCGTTGTCGTCCACGATCATTATCCGGTTATTCATGTTCACCTTCCTTTATGCTGTGGCGGATATATCCGCTGGGTCCTTGACTCGCCGCGAGCTTCTCGTTACCAGCCTGGCCATCGCCTCGTCCAGCGGCGCCTGCACCGCCAGGAGGAGGTCCGAGCCGAGCATCTCCCCGATCTTGCCCATGAACTGTTCCAGGGTGAAGGGCTTGGCCAGGAAGATGGCGTCCTGCCGCTGGCTCTCGTCAAGCGGCAGGAGCCCCGCGCTGTAGCCGGAGATGTACAGTACCGGCAGCCCCGGGTAATTTTCAAGCAGTTTTTCGTAGAGCTCCGGTCCGGTCATCTCGGGCATGACCACGTCGGTCGCCAAAAGGTCTATCCTCTGCTGCTCCTTGGCAAGTTCCAGCGCCCGGGCCGGGCTTTCGGCCGCCAGGACCGCGTAGCCGAAGGAGGAGAGAAGCTCCTCTGCCACCTCGCGGATCATGACGTTGTCCTCGACCAGGAGGATGGTCTTCCCCTTTCCCGCGGCGGGCGGGATCGCGGCGCGCGAGGGGGAGGCCGTGACGGGGTCGGCGCTGCTGGAACTGGCGGGGAGATAGATCCCGAACCTGGTCCCCTCTCCGGGGCGGCTCTTGACGTCGATGCAGCCGCCATGGCGCTTGACGATGCCGTACACAGTGGCGAGCCCGAGGCCGGTGCCGCGCCCGGTCTCCTTGGTGGTGAAGAACGGCTCGTACATGTGCCTGAGCGTCTCCTCCGCCATGCCGCAGCCGTCGTCGGAAAAGGCAAGCAGTATGTAGTGCCCGGGCTTCGCTACCGGGTGCTGCCTGTGGAACTCATCGTCCAGTATCAGGTGCCCGGTTTCGACGCAGATCGAGCCGGTCCCGTCGATGGCGTCCTGGGCGTTCAAAAGGAGGTTCAAAAGCACCTGCTCCAGTTGCCCCCGGTCCGCCTGCACCTTGGCGGCCCCCGGGGAAAGCCGCAGGTCGATGGTGACGTTGTCCCGCGCGGTGGCACGCAGGATGTCCCTGAAGGAGGCAATCACCTCGTTCAGGTCCAATAGCTCCACGTGGAGCGCCTGTTTGCGCCCGAAGGAGAGGAGCTTCTGGGTCAGATCCCCCGCCTTCTGGGCCGCCTGGCTCATGGCGTCCACCATGCGCGCCTGGGTGCTTCCCGCGGGGCAGTACTGCTGCAGCATGTCGGCGTAGACTATGATCGGCGTCAGCAGGTTGTTGAAGTCGTGTGCCACCCCCGCCGCCAGTTGCCCCACGGCCTCGATCTTCTGGCTGTGGCGCAGTTGATCCTCCAAAACCCGCCTGCCGTCGTCGGCCCTGACCCTTCCTATGGCAATCCCGGCCAGGTGGGCCGCCGACTCCATGAGGCGCAGGTCGTCGTTGCCGGGGGCGCGGGGCTCGCGGTGATAGACCGCCAGGGTTCCGAGCAGGATGCCGTTGGAGGCGAAGACCGGCTCGGACCAGCAGGCGGAAAGCCCCGCATCCCGGGCGGGCTGGAACCCGTTCCAGTACGGGTGCGACTCCAGATCCTCCACCACTACCCGCTGCCTGAGGAACGCGGCGGTCCCGCAGGACCCTTTCCCCTGGCCGATCCGCAGGCCGTGCACCGCCTGGTTGTAGGCCTCGGGAAGCGATGGGGCGGCGCCGTGGCGCAGCCTGGTGCCGGATTCGTCCACCAAAAGGACCGAGCAGAGCGCACCCGGGATCTCCTGCTCTACGTACCTCACCACGCACCCCAAAAGCTCGTCGAGCGAGGCGTCCGTCGCTATCCGCTCCAGGGTGTTCAGCCGGCAGCGCTCCCTTTGCTCGCTGCGCTTTCTCTCGGTTATGTCCCGGGCGATGGCGAGTATCTGGGTCTTCATCTCGCCCTCCAGCAGGCGGGAATGAACCTCGACCGGAACGGCAGCCCCACCTTTGGTGAGGTAGACGCTTTCGAAGGTCGCCTCTTTCGATTCCCTCAGCCCGTTGACGATAGCCTCGAACCGGCCGCCGTATTCCGGCGGTTCGATCTCCTGCAGCCGCATCCCCGCCAGTTCTTCGCAATCGTACTCCGTGAGCCGGCAGAGCGCCTGGTTGAAATGGAGCAGCCGCCCCTCCTCGTCGACCTGCAGGATGCTGTCGTTGGCGGCGTCGATCTGGGCGGCCTTTATCGCCAGTTCCGCCTTCTGCCCCTCCACCATGAGCTGCGCCTGCTTCAAGCGGTCCAGGTGCCGGAACAAAAGGGTGGTGAGGGCCAGGATCAGCAGGCACAAAACCAGCGTCAGCAGCGAATGCTGCAACGGGTGGCCGAGCAGCAGTTGCGCGCCGCCATCCGCAGCTACCGACATCTTCGCGGTGTCCCCCAGGCCGGAGATGCACAATACCGCGACGACGATGATCCCGACGGTGATGCCAATGCGCGCCTTGAGTTGTCCGATGGAAAGGCGGCTCATATGTCGTAACTCTCCGGATGATCGGGTTTGGCTTCCTCCGGCGCATCGCCGGCGGGGTTAAGCGTAAAGAAGATGGTGGTCCCTTGCCCCTTGCCGGGGCTCTCGGCCCAGATCCTGCCGTCGTGGTTGGCGATGATCCGCTTGCAGATGGCCAGCCCCAGCCCTTGCGTGTTCACGTCCTGGCGGGCCGGATCGGCCTTGAAGAACTCGTTGAAGACCAGGGCCAAGTGCTCCTGGTCCAGCCCCTCGCCGTCGTCCTGGACGCAGACCTGCACCATGCCGTCCATGGGCGCGGCCCCCAGCACGATGTGCCCGTTGGCACGGGCGTAGCGCGCGGCATTGGTGAGCAGGTTCCTGAAGAGCAGTGAGAGCTGTTCCGCGCTTCCCAAGACCCACAGGTCGGCGGGGATGTCGTTGTGGCAGGTCACGCCGCGCAGCGCCAGGGAGTCCGCGACTTCGCCGCACGCGAACTCCGCCGTGCCGGCGAGCCTGACCGGGATCAGCTGCGGGCGGCCGGACGAGATCCGGACCAGGTCCAGGGACTTCTCGGCCAGCCCCTTGATCTGGTTTGCGCACTGCTGGCAGATCTCCAGCATTCTCCTAAGCCCCGGGTCGTCCACCTGTTTCTCAATCATGGGGAGCAGGGCGAACAGGGGGGTAAGCGGGGTGTTCAGGTCGTGGTTCAGCTGGATCATCAGCGACTCTACCATCCGGGATTGGTGCATCTGCGCCGCGAGTCTGCTGTTCTCCATCTCGGCCTCCTTGCGCTCCGTGATGTCCAGGATGACGCCGACCAGCCCGGCGGGGGTCCCCTTCTCGTCCCGGAAAGCCGCCTTGTGGAAGAGCACGTCGTGCAGGGTGCCGTCCGCATACTTGACCTGCGACTCGTAGATCTGCGTTCCGGAGCTTTCCATGATGACCTGGTCCATGCGCTGGTACTGCTCCGCCAGCTCCCTGGGCCAAAGGTCAAAAACCGTCTTCCCCAAAAGCTCCTCGCTCGGCACCCCCACGTACTCCTGGAAGGCCTTGTTGCAGAGGTTGTAGCGCCCTTGGGCGTCCTTGGAAAAGATCGGGCTGGGTATGGTGTCCAAAAGCAGCTGCTGGAAGGCGAGCTGCTGCTGTGCCGCGATCTCGCTTTTCTTGCGGACCTGGATCAAAAGCACAGCCATAAGGACGAAGATCGCTGCCAGCATCACGCTGATGGCGCGGATTTTCAGGTTGATGCTGTCGTAGCGGGCCAGGTACTCGCTCTGCTTCACCCCCACGAAGAGGGCGCCGATGGTCTTGCCGTGCATGTCCCGCACCGGGTCGTAGGCGGTGAAGTAGGGGATGCCGAGGATATCGGCCTCGCCGCGGTAGCTGGTTCCCTCGCCGAAGATGGCCTGATAGGCGGGGCCGATCATCTTTGTCCCTATCGCGCGGGTGCCGTCGGACCGCATGATGTTGGTGGCGACCCGGATGTCTCCCATGAAGATGGTGGCCCTGCTCCCGGTGATGGCGAAGATGCGGTCCGGAATCTCGTTGTTGTCGTTCAGGACGTAGTAGTCCCCGACGTAGAGCTTGCCGTCCTCGATGCGGAAGTTCCTGCCGCGGCGCGCCATCTGCTCCCACAGGGCCGACATGCTGCTTTCCTGCTGCCTGGTGGCCTGGCGCACGGCCTCCTCCCGGATCTGCCCGAGCATGAGGTGGCTTGACGCCATCATCACCAGCGCGATGCTCACCGCGCTGAGAAGGACGACGACCGGTATTTTGCTTGTTGGTATCCTCAAGTCTTTCCTCAGCTCAACCGGCCATGCCGCTTCATACCGATGCCTCTGTCCATTCCCCCTCTCCCTCTGGGAGAGGGGCGGGGTGAGGGCGCCTTTTTCTTGCCGGCAGCTACACCCTGAAACTTCTCCTGCCGTGCGAGGCAAGCCAGGCGATGAGCCGCCCCGCGATCTCCTCAAGCGGCACCACTTCGTCGACGCCGCCGCGGGCGATCGCCTCCTTCGGCATACCGAAGACGACGCAGCTCTCTTCGTCCTGGGCGATGGTTCTCGCCCCCGCCGCGTGCATCTCCAGCATCCCGGCGGCGCCGTCGTCCCCCATGCCGGTCATGATTATTCCCAGGCTGTTGGCGCCGGCGCAGTTGGCCGCGGAGCGAAAGAGCACGTCCACCGAGGGGCGGTGCCGGGAGACCGCAGGGCCGTCCCCCAGCGCCACGGTGTAGTTGGCGCCGCTTCTGGCCAGCATCAGGTGGCGGTTGCCGGGTGCCACGTAGGCATGCCCCGGCAGCACACGCTC
Proteins encoded in this region:
- the hcp gene encoding hydroxylamine reductase → MENMFCFQCEQAANGGCSKVGVCGKQPDVAALQDLLVYTMKGIAFWADKARGKGVKNAEIDHFMIDGLFTTVTNVDFSAEEVAKLVRKGATLLEKAQTLFEQANGGAYAGAVPEAAKGFTATSTAELVALGAAHGVKSDAIDADVKSVQEIIVYGMKGYAAYAHHALVIGRENDEIYAFTHKALAATLDLTLGLMDFVGLAMECGRINLVTMELLDKANTDSFGHPVPTPVQLGTKAGKAILVSGHDLRMLEELLKQTEGKGINIYTHGEMLPAHGYPGLKKYAHLAGNFGGAWQDQAKEFVNFPGAIIFNTNCIQRPAESYKDRLFTWGLVQWPDVKNINGMDFAPVIEKALALPGFEENLGQEILTGFGHNAVLGVADKVIAAVKAGDIRHFFLIGGCDGAKSGRNYYTEFAENVPKDCVILTLACGKYRFNKLDFGDIGGIPRLLDIGQCNDAYSAIQIAVALAGAFNCGVNELPLSFILSWYEQKAVAILLTLLHLGVKNIKLGPSLPAFITPNVLNFLVENFNIGPIGTAEGDLKQILG
- a CDS encoding response regulator, with the protein product MNNRIMIVDDNEYVRASVEIICNSAQLDLAMAASGPECLKHLESGFKGIILMDIMMPGMDGWDTIREMVDRGLYDGNIVVMLTGMGEPDSKMDGLQEYVSDYMTKPFGPDQLIESLEYYLTLLNTPVDYER
- a CDS encoding LysR family transcriptional regulator — encoded protein: MDVRQLRYFIEVAKVKNFTKAAEALHIAQPAVSMAVKKLEQELELSLFNRQDKKVSLTAEGEIFLPHAKRILDDLRAAELEMAELKGLSKGEVRLGIPPMISAYFFPDIIRDFKKSYPQLHLSVLGEGAWRIQKMIGQGELDMGVVAGGNFPETLEVRRFLREEIVICVPPDHPFAQRKSVSLVEFIREPLVFYKEGYYIREFFLEVLKGAGSAPNIVFETNLFSLVKSLVRNGTGISIFLRMVVAADTDLVAVPFDPPLHLDLLIAWKKDTYLSLANRAFVDFLLQHAAEEWRSQAETG
- a CDS encoding CheB methylesterase domain-containing protein, producing MSARNLVVIGVSTGGPLTLKALFRELPALDAAFVVVLHITPQMDYRIAQGLDAVASMPVTLAEDQEFLRSGRIYLAPGGFHLRLNGNQRVVLCEGPRVNYVQPAADVAMLSLTRQLKGKLVGIVLTGMGKDGAEGIRHIKRLGGVTMAQDQQSSTIYGMPKAAADTGAVDFVLPPQKIAAKLKEILDPL
- a CDS encoding MFS transporter, coding for MGSIKSGTKRYRQINLAFFMAGFVTFITLYDVQPLLPEFSREFGVAAAWGSLPLSITTCALAVAMLFAGTISETMGRKKVMVASLVATSLLAFVTSQTSTLPELVAVRLVQGVVLAGLPAVAMAYLSEEIAPASLTSAIGLYISGNAIGGMTGRIFTATMTELVSWRSALAVIGVACLLLSLYFAKSLPPSENFKQRPFAARYFFTSLFKQLQDPGLLCLYGISFLIMGSFVTLYNYITFRLLGSPYYLSQSLVSLIFLVYMLGSFSSSMVGGQVERFGRSRMLFLTIATMVAGALITLAHDVPTVVAGIGVFTCGFFGAHTIASAWVGSRAKSARAQAASLYLFFYYLGSSVSGTVGGLFWARHGWVGVVLLIMGLLCLGLFLLKALTLCAEGTCNAKNAVARLDALRS
- a CDS encoding ATP-binding protein; the protein is MSRLSIGQLKARIGITVGIIVVAVLCISGLGDTAKMSVAADGGAQLLLGHPLQHSLLTLVLCLLILALTTLLFRHLDRLKQAQLMVEGQKAELAIKAAQIDAANDSILQVDEEGRLLHFNQALCRLTEYDCEELAGMRLQEIEPPEYGGRFEAIVNGLRESKEATFESVYLTKGGAAVPVEVHSRLLEGEMKTQILAIARDITERKRSEQRERCRLNTLERIATDASLDELLGCVVRYVEQEIPGALCSVLLVDESGTRLRHGAAPSLPEAYNQAVHGLRIGQGKGSCGTAAFLRQRVVVEDLESHPYWNGFQPARDAGLSACWSEPVFASNGILLGTLAVYHREPRAPGNDDLRLMESAAHLAGIAIGRVRADDGRRVLEDQLRHSQKIEAVGQLAAGVAHDFNNLLTPIIVYADMLQQYCPAGSTQARMVDAMSQAAQKAGDLTQKLLSFGRKQALHVELLDLNEVIASFRDILRATARDNVTIDLRLSPGAAKVQADRGQLEQVLLNLLLNAQDAIDGTGSICVETGHLILDDEFHRQHPVAKPGHYILLAFSDDGCGMAEETLRHMYEPFFTTKETGRGTGLGLATVYGIVKRHGGCIDVKSRPGEGTRFGIYLPASSSSADPVTASPSRAAIPPAAGKGKTILLVEDNVMIREVAEELLSSFGYAVLAAESPARALELAKEQQRIDLLATDVVMPEMTGPELYEKLLENYPGLPVLYISGYSAGLLPLDESQRQDAIFLAKPFTLEQFMGKIGEMLGSDLLLAVQAPLDEAMARLVTRSSRRVKDPADISATA
- a CDS encoding cache domain-containing protein, with the translated sequence MRIPTSKIPVVVLLSAVSIALVMMASSHLMLGQIREEAVRQATRQQESSMSALWEQMARRGRNFRIEDGKLYVGDYYVLNDNNEIPDRIFAITGSRATIFMGDIRVATNIMRSDGTRAIGTKMIGPAYQAIFGEGTSYRGEADILGIPYFTAYDPVRDMHGKTIGALFVGVKQSEYLARYDSINLKIRAISVMLAAIFVLMAVLLIQVRKKSEIAAQQQLAFQQLLLDTIPSPIFSKDAQGRYNLCNKAFQEYVGVPSEELLGKTVFDLWPRELAEQYQRMDQVIMESSGTQIYESQVKYADGTLHDVLFHKAAFRDEKGTPAGLVGVILDITERKEAEMENSRLAAQMHQSRMVESLMIQLNHDLNTPLTPLFALLPMIEKQVDDPGLRRMLEICQQCANQIKGLAEKSLDLVRISSGRPQLIPVRLAGTAEFACGEVADSLALRGVTCHNDIPADLWVLGSAEQLSLLFRNLLTNAARYARANGHIVLGAAPMDGMVQVCVQDDGEGLDQEHLALVFNEFFKADPARQDVNTQGLGLAICKRIIANHDGRIWAESPGKGQGTTIFFTLNPAGDAPEEAKPDHPESYDI